CGGTATCCCAATCTATTGGGAGAACCTATGTCTAGTCCAAACCATTTCCAAGTCATCGTTATTGGAGGAGGGCCCGGCGGTTATGTCGCTGCCATCCGTGCTGCACAATTAGGGTTACAAACTTGTATTGTGGAACGTGAAAAACTCGGTGGAGTGTGTTTGAACTGGGGTTGTATTCCCACCAAAGCCCTGTTAGAAAGTGCTCATGTTTTGGAACATTTAAAACATGCAGCCAGTTTCGGATTGTCTTGCGACAATATCAAAGCTGATTTTGATGTCGTGATCAAACGTTCTCGGTCCGTGGCAGACCAAATGGCCAAAGGTGTTGAGTATCTGATGAAGAAAAACAAAATCACCGTGGTGAATGGAGAGGCCAGTTTCCAAAATTCCAAAACCATCCAAGTGAAGTCCAGTTCAGGAGAAGCTTCCACTTATACTGCCGATTTTTATATTTTAGCCGTGGGTGCTAAAAACAAAGCCCTTCCTTTTTTGCCTTTTGACGGCAAACGTGTGTTATCTGCAAGAGATGCCATGGTCGAACCAAAAGTCATTCCTAACCTTGCCATCATTGGAGCGGGGGCGATTGGAGTGGAGTTTGCGGATTTTTATGCCAGTATGGGATCTAAGGTAACCATCATTGAATTCCAAGACCATCTTCTTCCCAATGAAGATTTGGAAATTTCAGGAATCCTAGAAAGAAGTTTTAAAAAACGAGGGATTGAACAGTATTTGAGCCATGGAGTGGAAACGGCTTCTGTTACGGATGCGGGAGTGGAACTTACCTTACTAGATCGTAAATCGGCAAAAAAAGAAAAGTTAAACTTTGATAAGGTGATTGTTGGAGTGGGAATAACACCTAACACTGGAAATATTGGATTAGATGAAATTGGAATCAAATTAAAAAATGGATTTGTGGATTTTGTTGGTAACTACCGTTCGACAGTGGATCATATTTATGCCATTGGGGATTGTATTGCCACACCGGCTCTCGCCCATGTGGCCAGTGCCGAAGGCATTCGTGCGGCAGAAGATATCTCTGTGCGAGTCGGTAACCCTCACCATTTACAAATCGCAAAACTCAACTATTCTTATATTCCAGGATGTACGTACTGTCATCCAGAAGTGGCAAGCGTTGGCCTTACAGAAGAAAAAGCCAAAGCCATGGGGTATGAAATCACTGTGGGTAAGTTTCCTTTTACCGCCAGTGGCCGTGCGCAGGCCCAAGGGGACACCACCGGAATGGTGAAAATTGTTTCGGATAAAAAACACGGGGAAATTTTAGGAGCCCATATCATTGGGAGTGGGGCCACGGAAATGATCGCAGAATTGACGTTAGGTGCCAATATGGAGATCACAGTCAGGGAACTTGCTAATACCATCCATGCCCATCCAACACTATCGGAAGGAATTATGGAAAGTGCAGCGGCGGTGCTTGGGGAAGCGATTAATATATAGGGGTGGAATCTGTTCGTTAGCTACGTTCTTACCCAATGAATCAAATTTATTTGTAATGTGGTATACCTGCGCATTTGGGTGACGACAACGCAGTATCAATCTAAGATTTAGCCATTATGTTAGAGTAATGTTTTAGATTGAATTCCTTTGGGAAGAAATATTTGAACTTTGCCAAAGTAACAGAAAAATCATATTGAAACCATATATAATTTAAAATTAAAACTAAATTAAATGGAATCAAAGTAATATTCTGAAGAAAAAGTTTTTCGCTTAATAGTTCTAATGGAAAAAAATGAAACACCGCAAGAAAGTTTATGATCAGACAGGAAATATCTATTAATAGGATACAAATTAATAATAATTGCAACAACCAGTTAGGTCTTAGTTTTATATCGATCGTTAAAGAATTTTGATTGTTTACCTGAATCCTTCCTTTGATTTCAGAATTTGTTTTGTTGGAGAATATTGACATTCTTCTCAGAGTAAAAGAATTACCAAAAGAATAACATTCGAATGGATGGTGAGATAGGGAAATAATTCTAAAGTTTGACCAAGTTTCTGTATTATTGGTTAAGTATTTACTGAAATTATAATACGATGCTTCACAAATAAAACTAAATTTTCTGTAGAATAGTAAATGCTCGAAGATCTTGTGAATGGCCATTGTGTTTTCCTATCGAAATCTGTCGTCTACAAGAAAAAACTCCCAAACTTAGTGGTCGTTGTGAAATCCCTCCCCCGCGCCAGCGATTGCAGCGGAAATCCTTTTGCGCATGCAAAAGATTGGAGCGAAAAGCGCGGTCGGTTGAAGGTCTGATTCTAATCCACCTAACCAATTCGAGGCGCCCCTTCCTTCCCCCTCCTACAAACCTATTTCAATTTTCTTTTATCTCCAAACATCGCTGCATCCAGTCCCAAGTTTCCTTTGGTCTTTCGAAGGGGAAAAAATGTGTGAAGCCGGGGAAGATGGTGACATCGGACTTGGGATGTTTTTTGGTTAGGAGATAGGCATACTTTGGGCTACAGACTTCGAACTTTTCGGGAATGGCAATATGGTTTTCCGTTTTGATTCCATAAAAGTTTTTGAAGACATGGAAGTGAGCATGTCCAAAAATCCTTGCTTCGACTTTTGGATCACAACATAGTTTGACTTCTGCGTCATGGCCGGTGCTCTCAAAACAAGAGTTTAGATAATCTTCGAAGATGGAAGGTTCGAAGTTGGCAAAGGCGGGAAATTTTCGAAACGATCGCCTAACAAGCTCAATTGATTTGAAATGAGTTCTTCTTTTTTTGGCACCTTTTGCCAAAGGGTTTTCTAAAAATTTAGAAAGGAGGATGAGTTTCCAACCTAAGATGACGGGATCCATGGCTAGAACTTTTTCAAAACGGGAAGGTTCTTTGGCAGCGGCTAAAAGTGATGAGGCACCACCTAGTGAATGACCAATGATATTTGTTTTGTTGATGGATTCAAAATCAAGAAGTGCGAGGATTTGATCTCGAAACACATTCCAGTTATTAAATTTTAAACTAAACTCAGAACTTCCATGTCCCAAAAAATCAGGAGCAATGACTCGATAGTGTTTTGATAATAAATTAAAGTAATATTGGTAACAACCAGCACTATAACCATTGGCGTGACAGAAAACGAGAACGGGACCCGGAGTTTCCGAATCTAAGTAGGCGCATTCCCAGTTTCTGAACCGAAAGGATTTTTGTTTCATTTTTCTATTTGACCCTTCCCGATTTAGATCGGATTTTGTCTCTATCCCATGCAATTCCAGGTCATCCTCTTCTTCTGTATAGCCGTATTCTTTAATGCATTGGCTAATATTTTAATCAAATCCTCATCCTTACAAGACCAAACAAAAACATTGTCAGGTGGTCTTTGGGATACAATCTTTACAGTGTTTAATCCTTACTTTATAGGTGGACTCGCTAGTTTTGGATTAGCCTTACTTGGGTATCGATATGTGTTGGGGAAAGGTTTGAAACTTTCACTTGCATATCCAGTATTTACTTCTAGTGGATTTATCATTGTTCTGATTGCTTCTTCGCTTTTTTTTAAAGAAAGGTTGAATTTGACACAATGGTTGGGGATTGCATTTATATTGATTGGTGTTTGGCTTACCGCCTTGCAGATGTTTGATGTTAAGTCTTAAATCTTGAAATCAAAATCTGTTTCCATAAAACTAAAAACATTTTTTTTTCTATTCTGTTTTCTTTCTTTTTCCTTTTGTAAAAAAACAGGTTCAGATACTGGACCTGAATCCAATCTCCCCGACACAACAAAACGTCCCAATGTTCTTTGGATTGTGATTGATTCGCTTCGCGGTGATATCATTGGTCAATATGGGGTGACACCTAACTTAGATTTGTTTGCGGAAAATGCCGTTACTTTTAAGTATCATTTAGTCAACGCCGCTTGGACTAGACCTTCTACACTTGTATTTTTTACGGGTAAATATGCGTCAGCAAACCCTGTTAATTTTTGGGATTATCCTACCACAAAATCGGAAGTAGAATCCTTCTATCGGACGGAAAAACATCCTCTCCCTAAACTACTTAAAGAAAATGCTTTTGGTACTTATATGGTGGGTAACAATCCGTTTTTAACGGACAAATTTGGTCTTGGAGTTGATGTCGGCTTTGATTCGTTATACGACTTTTCCAATTATAACGAAGACACAAAGAAAATTACCAAAAAAACTTTCGAAGTATTGGAAGAAATTTCGAACGATAAAAAACCTTTTTTCCTTTTTTTAAATTATAACGATCCGCACAAACCATACACACCACCGCAAGGATTCACAAATCGTATCCAAACAAAAGAAGTTTTGGATGAAAAGAAAATGAATTATCTTGGAGAAGTTGCCTTTGTGGACGAGGAACTCGGAAAAGTTTTTCTGGAACTAAAAAACAAAAATCTTTGGGACAACACCATGATCCTCATCACAGCTGACCACGGTGAGGTGATGCATGTCGCCCATGCAATTTCTCCTTTTACGGGAACCAATACGTATTATGGACATGGTCAGGATTTGTTTTTAGAAAATATCCATGTGCCACTTCTTGTTAAGTTACCGAATGAAACCAAAAAACAATCGATTGAGACAATGACGAGGTCGATTGATTTATATCCAACGGTTTTGGATTATACTGGATTGGTTGTTCCAAAATCTGTACAGGGTAAATCACTTCGGTCTTTAATTGAGATTCAAGAGACCACCAAACGAACATATTATGGTGAAACCAGGTTTACACAAGGGTATGGGGAAGGACATGAGTTTCTTTTGCAAAGGTCCTACCGCTTTCATGAACTTGGAAAATTTTGGCAAGGTTCAGTGGGGAGTGAATTTTATTTGTATTTGGATTCGAAAAAAGATCCAAACCAAGAAAATCCATTAAGAATAACAAATATTGCTGCGATCAAAGGTATGAAATTGCAGCCAGATTTGGAAAAAAAAATCCTTCGGTTTTGGAAACAAATTCGAGCTATGGAACCCAAACTGCCGTTATATCATCTTTCCATACAGCCAGAATCAAAGGATACAGAAGTTCAAATTCGGATTCCTAGCGGAACCATACGTATGGCATCTTACCCCGATGATGTGGTTTTGGAAGAAAAAGGAAAGTTGGTTCAAATCCAAACCAAACGAACAGATCCTTTTGAAATTAGTTTTGAGGTGTATCCAGATGTAAGTTTTCCTGAATTTACAGTTTGGTTTTCTAAAAAACAAATTCCAAAATCGGAAATTTTTACAGGATACTTTGGTGTGAGTTTGGCATCTTGTAAGTCCAACTGTGATTTGTTATATGAAACAGGACCTAAAAGACCAATCATCACTCCCAAAGCAAAAGTATATTTTTGGAAAGAAGGTGGACAAAAAAAATCTTATTCTTCGAAACAAGAATTAGGAACTGATGCTTTGGAGATTCTAAAGAAACAAGGATATGTGCAGTAATGGGTTTGATTCGAATCAATCGTTATCTTGATTCGTAACAGATACATTTGGTAAAGATTCTCCGTTAAATCCACTCCCTCCACCGCTGAGGGATCCAAATAAAACAGAATAAGCAATATTTCCATCGGTCAGAAAATCATCCACTCCCGTGAGGACTACATTTTGGTACGTATTCCAATCACTCGATGTAAAAACCAAACTAGAGACAGAACTGGTTCCTTCGGCCACATTTGAACTGGAGACGGGAATGGTCACGTTTGAAATGGGTCTGGCCCGCAAACGAACTTGGAACCTGGATTGGCCTCCAATTTCCGTAGTAATTAAGTTAGGTGATGTGACTAGTCCTCCGGAACTATTGGCTGAAGTTCCGCAAACATTCATAGGATTTGGATCTGTACAAGGAACAATATCGTAAATAAAATTGATATGAGTAGCAGAGATGGAAAGAGGGGTGAGGGCTGTATAAATCGTAGAAGGAGTAAAGCCGGTGCCTGTTTCTCCTGAGCTGACCACGGAAGCAATGGTATAACTCACATCACCAATAGCAGCTGTATCAAGTCCTGTCACAGTGACCAGTTGGCCCGAACCAAAATTACTTGGGGTGAAGGTAAGAGGTGCTGTCGGAAAACTCACAAGTCCACCAGGTGTAGTGTTAAAGTTCACTGTGATGTTCGTTGTGGGTTGTGAATCTAAATGTATATAAAATTCGGAGGAAGCACCTGATTGTGAGGTAATGACTGTTGCAGGTGTAAATCCAGAAGTTGTGATGCCTGCACTATCATTATCATTTAAAGTGAGCATAGGATAATTTGAAGATGGATATGGATTCAATCCGTTATAAAAACCATCGGTGGAAGAAAGGACACCAACAACAATTGGACAGGATACATTCCCATCATCGACGGCATCATCGTTGGGAGTCACAGTGATTGTGTTATGTGCTCCGATGGTATTCCAATTGGCACTGGTGATGGTGAGAGAACTTGTGGAAATAGAAAATTGTGGAACACTCGGTGCCACAATCAATTGGCAAGGAAAAGTTGTTGTTACCGAAATGGGAACTGTTACATCATCAGTCGGTGCTTGGCTGAGAAGTACATAGATGGGAAAGGCCCCAGAGTTTTCGGCCCTTGTCATATTTGTGGGAGTGACAACTGTCACTGGATTTTCCGATGTACTATAGTTGACAAGTGTCGCTGTGTCTCCTGTGCTTCCCACAAAACTAACATACCATGAAGGCATTGAACCAGTTTCTGTTCCATTAACTGTCACCGAATAACTTACGTTACCATCACTTAAGGCATCGGACACACCTTGGATTTCCACTGGAACGGATGTACTCCAATTGGTTTCATCAAAGATATATTGTTTGGAACTAACGGGTGTTCCTCCATCATTGATCATTCCTTCTGTTGCATCGGATGTGGCGAGAGTAACTGTGACTTGGTTTCCCGGAATGGGGCGACTCCCAAGTCGTAGGCTATACATTGCCGATTGGCCAGACTCTGTTGTGAAATATGGTTGTCCTGAATCCAAAGTGAATAAAATACTTGGGGAAGGATTGTCATCGTCTGTAATGTTAATGGTGATATCAGAAGGATTCATTCCTTCATAGTCAGTACCCGATCCGGAGATAACACCGAGAGTCAGTGTGTGAGTTCTTGTGTTTGTTTCATTGATGGAATCATTGACCACAACTACAGTCACTGTTTGGGTTGTTGAAAAGTTTGTATGAGTGAAAGTCAAACTGGCAGGAGAAAAAGTATACTGCACTGTATCGGGTAAATTAAATGTTTCACCCGTGATTGGGATCGTAACGGAACCTGTGGCACAAGATGCTAAATTTCCTGGAGTGTCACAAGGTGCAGAATTCAAACGAACCGTAAAGGTTCCATCACTTCCCCCTTCCGTAAGGTTCAGTGTATTAGAAGAGATAGTAAAACCTGTTGTATCATTATCAGTGATGGTGATCACCAAATCCCCGCTAGCTTCTGTATAACCAGGAAGAGCTCCAGTCGGATAAAGCCCGCTAAAGTAAGAACCACTTGCTTGTGGGATATGAATGGTGACAGGAATGTTTCCATCATCAAAAGAATCGGCCACGGAACGAATGGTGACCACTTGTACCACATCCCATCCACTATCACTGGTGTTCCCGGAATAATTAGCGACTTGTCCGTTTGTCGGAGTAAAGGTAAGAGTTCTTGAGGCGGCAACCCCAGAAGAACTATTGAGAAGTACCGCTTCTGTTCCGTCAGAAGCAGTGATGGGCCCAATGGTTACATTAGCATTCGGTTTTAAGGAAAGTCTGATTTCAAATGTAATGGTGGATGTTCCATTTTCAACCATGGAAGATGCTGATAAATTTTGGATGCGAACCAAAGGTTCATTGCTATCCGTATTGATGGCAGTGACAGCAGGAATAGCGATCGAATTGTATTTTGGATCGGCAGAGGTAGAATTTCCAAAAGAGATATTCACATTTTGATCACCATCGTCCACTCCATCTAACACTGATGATATGGTAACTGTTTGTGGAGTGTTCCAATTTCCAGCGGTAAAACTCAAAGAAGCCGGAGATACTGTAATTTCAGAAGTATTGTTGGATGTGATACTTGGAATGCTGACTGAATTTGTTGGTTGTGAATTTAAAACGACTGTAAAGGTTTCTGTCGAAGGAGTTCCATTTTCATGGACCACAAGACCCCCGACAGGAGTGACTGTAAATCCAGCTGTGTCATCATCTGTGACTAAGATGGTAACTGATGATGGTGGTGATACTGAATTATACACCGGATCGGCAGACCCACCAGTATCAACAGATCCAAACTGCAATGTGACAGTCCTTGTGTCTTCATCAATGGAATTGTTATTTGTGGTGATGTTGACGTATTGGTCTGCATTCCAATTGGCATTTGTAAAAACCAAGTTGGAAGTACTGCTATTGGTGATCACATTATTTTCCGAGATTCCTGTCAGTGTTACTGTAAAACCGGGAGGAGGTTGGGACAAAAGATGAATGGCAAAGGAGAGATTTCCTCCATTTTCAGAAATGGTCAAACTACCTGGGGACGTAAGAACAAATCCTGGAACATCATCATCGGTATTGGTGACAGAAGGAAACACTGGGCCCGCCAAACCATTGTAATCTGTATCAGCAGAGGTAGCTGCACCAACCACGATTGAGACAGTTTTTGGACCATCCACGATAAATTCATTTACCCCAGTGACAGTAACAATTTTAGGAGTGAACCATTCACCAGGTGCAAATGTAAGAGAAGAAGGGGATGCTGTTCCTTCCGAACTGGGAGTGGCCACAATAGAAGGAATTGTCACTGAGTTTGTCGGCAATGTATTCATCACAACCCCAAAACTCACAGCACCCCCGGCTTCTGTTGTAGTCAGTCCTGATAAATTGATAACAGTAAATCCTGCCACATCATCATCGACATTGGTTCCAGTAATGATAGGAATTGGTTTTCCCATATAAGCTGGATCATTCGAAACAGTGGGATCAGCTGAGATTTGAAATGTACTATCATCTACACTAAAATCATCCACACCAGTGACAATCACAGTTTGTGGCACATTCCAATTGTTAGGTGTGAATATAAGCTCTACTGCAGCGACAGTTGCTTCTGTTGTATCATTGGAAACAAAATTTCTGATAGTAACATCTTGCATGGGCCTTGTTTGTAATACATAAGCAATGGTACCGGTTTCTCCCGTTTCTGAAGTGATGAGTCCTAAAGTAGGGCTTGCAGCCACTCCGGAAGATTCATCATCCGTATTCACAACGAGTAAAACAGGAAGTCCTTGGGCAGAAAACCGGATATCTGAAGTTAATGTGGTTCCCAGTTGAACTCTGTAGTTTTGATTTCCATCAGCAATTAAATCATCCACTCCCGCCAAACGAATGATTTGCGGTGTGTCCCAGTTATCTTCAGAAAAATCCAGAAAAGTTGATGATAAAAGTACACCTTCTGTGGGATCAGAGACTGTGATCGGGCCAATTCTTACTGAACTGTTTGGTTCTATGTTCAAACGAATTGTGAATTCTGCTTGTCTTCCATTTTCACTCGTGAATAAAAAATTCGGAGCTTCGTAAATGACAGATCCTTGCCCGGTTGTGGAAGCAAAAAAAGAACCGAATAACATCTGCAAATTCAGCGGTGTGATGGATTGGCAAGAAATGGTGAGGGTGGAGAAGGTGAGGATGATAATGGAAATACAGATTCTGAACATGATTCCCTTTTGTCCTCGTATCGCACCCATTTAGGGTTCTCCCTTTCTATATTACGAGAAAAATAGCTTAAATTAGAAAAAAATTTCCAGGAAATGCAATAAAACCAAATGAGCCAAAACCAAAATCAATCCTCTAAGGGACCACTTGCTGGTGTCAAAGTTGTGGACCTTTCTTTACTCCTTCCAGGCCCTTTATGTTCGCAACATTTAGCAGATATGGGTGCAGAAGTCATCAAAATTGAAAATCCAAGAGCCTATGATGGATCTCGTGCGATGTTCAAAGGAAAAACTGGTTATCCTGCCTTATACATGATGTTGAATCGAAATAAAAAAGCGATCACACTGAATCTCAAACGAGACCAAGCCAAAGAAATTCTTTTTAAACTTTTAGAAGATGCAGATATTTTACTCGAAGGATTTCGTCCCGATGGAATGGATAAGATGGGAATTGGTTATGATGTCTTAAAAGAAAAATTTCCGCGTTTGATTTACTGTGGAATTTCTGGCTACGGCATCTCGGGTAAATACGTAGACTTTGCCGGACATGATTTGAATTACTTAGCGATCTCAGGAGTCCTTGACCAAACAGGAAATCCTCCAAGGCCTGCTGGTTTCCAATTGGCAGATGTGGGTGGAGGAACTCTCACAGCACTTTCTGCGATCCTAGCAGCTCTTTACTTTAGAGAAAAAACGGGCAAAGGCCAACGCATTGATATTTCAATGACAGATGCTTCTCTTCAATTTCTTTCGTTATACGGTGGTATTTTATCTTCTTCGGAAAAATCTCCAGAAGCAGGGAATGATATTTTGTCTGGTAAATTACCAAACTATAATGTGTATGAAACCAAAGAAGGAAGATACGTAGCACTTGGTGCCTTAGAAGATATGTTTTTCCAAACTTTTTTACGAGCTGCAGGAATGGAAAACTTAACCAAAGACCATCCCATGAATGAAGAAAATATTCCTCTCATTAAACAAAAGTTAACTGATTTTTTTAAATCCAAAACCTATTCCGATTTACAACCAATCTTTGATAATACAGATGCTTGCCTATCTCCCATTCTCAATATGAAAGAAGTTTCGGAAGATCCACATATGAAAGAACGTGGTATGGTCATCGAAAGAAATCATCCCAAATACGGACCGATTTTACAATTTGGGTCTCCGTTTCATTTTTCAGAGACACCATTTGTCTACAGAAACGATCCACCAGAACATGGGGAGCATACTGATGAGATTTTGGGTGGATTGGGGTTTTCCAAGGATAAAATTGCGGAGTTCAAAAAAGACCGAGTGATCTAACAGCTCCCTTGCTTTTTTTTCGTAATTTCTTTATTTTGTCCCAGGGGGGAGATACACTCTCCCCTAAACCCACTCTATGAAGTTATTACAAGTATCCGACCTCCATCTTTCCCAAAATTCCCCCGAGGAAAAGACCTATTCCCTTACCGTATTACGCGAAATTTTACAAACTGCAGAGTCTACGAAGTGTGATCGTATTCTTTTTTGTGGGGATCTTTTTAATACCTTTCCCGATTTAGAAGGTTTACGTTCGGATTTTCTAAAAGAAGTATCCTCTTATTCAGGAATCATTTATTTTCTTCCAGGGAATCATGAAATTTTAGAAAAAAGAAATAACAATAGTTATACGAGTTATGATTGGTCTTCCAAAGTAAAAGTTTTAGATAAAACTCCTTATTTTTTATTGGAAGATGGTGGGATCGAATTTTTATCCATTCCCCACCAAGAAAATTATTCTGAATTGTTACTTTCTCCTCCTCCCCAAAAACAAACAAAACTTCGGATTGGACTTGCTCATGGAACTGTTTCAGGAATGAGTTTTACTGGGCTTAGTGAGGAAGAAGAAGAGGGCGGTTCTTATTTAGATCCCAATTTAATTCAAAGTTTAGATTTGGATTATCTTGCCATTGGGCATCTCCATAGAGCACGAATGGGAACTGTAGGAAAGTGTAATGTTGGTTATGCTGGATCTTCCCGTGTTTGGAGAAAAGGAGAAATCGGACAAAGAGGTGGGATTTTTATTCATGTCGAAGACCGTACAATTCGTACGGAATCGGTTTATTGGAAATCTGCCGGCGAATATAGGGAAATTATTGTTTCTTTGGATACGGAAGGAAAACCAGAAGAGAGTATCGAAACTTATTTAGCGGGAACAAATCCTAACGATTGGATTGTCTTTCGATTTGTTGGATATGTTGATTCGATGTCGGAAAAACAAAAATTTCAAGAGGCAGTTCTTCGCGATTGGAAGTCCAAATTTCGGATTTTGGAGTTTGATCCCGATGAATCACAAATCACAGTTTTCGAACACCTTTCGGAAAATGAATTTGTAAAACAGTTTTTGGATAAGATGAATGAAAGAAAAGGACAAATGGATCCTAGTCTTTGGAGACACACTCGTGTCACAGGCATTCGATTGATTTTAGAAGGAAAGAAAAATCGATGAAATTAAAAATAGAAAACTTCGGTATCTTTTCCAAAAATGAATTTCCTATTGAAAAAGTGACTGTGTTTACAGGTCCCAATGAATCGGGTAAAACAACCATCCTGGATGCATTTGTATCGGCTCTCGTGAAAGTTGTAGGAAGTACAAAGTATGGTGCTCTTCTCAATGCGAGATACAAACCAGAAAGAAATTCTGATTTAGGAATTCCCAAACTTTCTCTTTCTCAGAATTTATATTTGAACTCGCTAGTCATTAGAGAAGGAAATATGGATGTAGGTTCTGAAAAAGAACTGATTAGTACCATTGAACAAACTATATTCGATAGTGGATATAATCCTGCCAAACTCATAGAACAAGTGGAACAACTTTCAACAAAAACAGGAACAAGAAAATCCGCAAAAGAATGGAACCAAACTTTATTGGATCTTACGACGACCAAACAAAAGTTTGATGAGTCTGAGCTGAATTTAAATAGGATCTCCTCTCAATTTGTCGAGTTGCCAACTTGGGAAATCGAACGTCAAAAACGAAAAGAAGAACTGTCTTCAGCTTTAGAAGAACAAACAAAACAACAAAAACGTTTAGAAGAGTATAAAGAAACTGAACAATTTGCGGAAGTGGACAGAGTGTACGGCCAACTGTTACAATGGGAAACACTGCAAACCCAATCAAAGTCAGAAGAAAGAATTCTAAAATCAAATGGAGATCAAAATTCAAAAGAAATTGATGGAGAAATCCAATCGATCGAACAAAAATTATCTCTTTCAAAAGAGCGATTTTTGCAATTAGAAAAAAAATTAGAATCTTCTCTGAGTCAAAAATCCTTATCAGAACAAAAATCAAAAAAATTAGAATCCTATTTTGATTTTTTTGAAACTTGGAAACATAATATTCGCAAATTTCAAGAAGAATCACCGGTGGTACAAAAAATCATTTGGAATCCATTGTACAGAAGTTTGGCGGGAGGATTTGGTGTTTTTGGGATTTTTTCTTTGATCCTTTCCTTATTCACCGATTTTGGGGTTTGGATGTATTCTCTTCCAATTTTCTTTTTAAGCGCTGCTTTGTTTTTTGTTTTTCGAGCAAAAGAAATCAAACTTGAACGGGATGAACCCAAATGGAATCAAATGGTTCACCGGATCGCAACGGAAATGGAAACCAAAACTTTAGGTGAATGGAAACCCGATTCACTGACTATGGAATCAATCACCTTAGTGTTCCAACGATTTGACCGCGAATACACAAAACATAAACTGGAAGGAGACAACTTTCAAACGGCCATCACTAGTTTAGAAGAAGAAATCAATTTGATTCGCATAGAAGAAAAAAAAGGAAAGGAACTTCTTTTAGAAAAAGAAAAAGAGCTAACGGTTGTTTTGCGAGAATCTGGAGTAAATTCCCTTTCAGAACTGACTGAGTTATTTGTTCAAATTCGCTTGAAACAAGAAAAGTTACGAACACTGGAAGAATCTTTAAAACTTGAGTCCAAAAAATGGGGAATTC
The window above is part of the Leptospira mtsangambouensis genome. Proteins encoded here:
- a CDS encoding ATP-binding protein, with the translated sequence MKLKIENFGIFSKNEFPIEKVTVFTGPNESGKTTILDAFVSALVKVVGSTKYGALLNARYKPERNSDLGIPKLSLSQNLYLNSLVIREGNMDVGSEKELISTIEQTIFDSGYNPAKLIEQVEQLSTKTGTRKSAKEWNQTLLDLTTTKQKFDESELNLNRISSQFVELPTWEIERQKRKEELSSALEEQTKQQKRLEEYKETEQFAEVDRVYGQLLQWETLQTQSKSEERILKSNGDQNSKEIDGEIQSIEQKLSLSKERFLQLEKKLESSLSQKSLSEQKSKKLESYFDFFETWKHNIRKFQEESPVVQKIIWNPLYRSLAGGFGVFGIFSLILSLFTDFGVWMYSLPIFFLSAALFFVFRAKEIKLERDEPKWNQMVHRIATEMETKTLGEWKPDSLTMESITLVFQRFDREYTKHKLEGDNFQTAITSLEEEINLIRIEEKKGKELLLEKEKELTVVLRESGVNSLSELTELFVQIRLKQEKLRTLEESLKLESKKWGIHDLEDLKLHLKEKRMDLEKKGISKTFSSEDRAAKQKLENEIQTISIQIRDIERNLVELEKKLDTGKAVLESRILPAQKEWEQNKRDLETKEKKKNELEKNFQALEVLADIFSEMQLESTDKMSSLVKSLQTRMDALKGSLPTKQIQWNGFSDEIQITTDSSNSSQGFTNLSTGTKEQISYVLRLEYAFRIGKQFNLPYLLLDEPFRHMDVSRRDVALAYTLQCITNAEEDWKVVFFSFDEDLVSKINVLAKENNLPCQIHELTKRVS